A stretch of the Odontesthes bonariensis isolate fOdoBon6 chromosome 5, fOdoBon6.hap1, whole genome shotgun sequence genome encodes the following:
- the slc52a3-2b gene encoding solute carrier family 52, riboflavin transporter, member 3-B, with protein sequence MSLLTHVLACLFGMGSWVAINGMWVELPLVVHEITEGWYLPSYLTVLIQMANIGPLFITLMHRFRPGALDERPVIYCIVGLGIVATFLLAFFWKHTVTIAGSLHSVPLLILSFLLSVVDCTSSVTFLPFMMRLRPQYLTTYFAGEGLSGLVPALVALIQGVGVVHCQNATVATNSSANNSRVVGSDELKPVYLPARFSVEVFFMFLSAMMVVCLVAFILLNHHPAVALERKSDRYFSADLEREKREQGLSLHTQTPEQKPMISPLDAVRREPKSSFGRGTYSNLEVMFIFVVLAWINALTNAVLPSVQSYSCLPYGNKAYHLAATMAAVANPVACFIAMFIPVRSLIFMGFLTMLGTGFGSYIMAMAALSPCPLLVHSTSGTVVIVLAWILFVLSLSYVKVIIGVILRDEGHSALVWCGAVVQLGSMLGALSMFPLVSVYGLFKSGDACNTKCFS encoded by the exons ATGTCACTGCTGACTCACGTGCTGGCGTGCCTTTTTGGCATGGGCTCCTGGGTGGCCATCAATGGGATGTGGGTGGAACTGCCCCTGGTCGTACATGAGATCACAGAGGGCTGGTACCTGCCCTCGTATCTCACAGTGCTCATCCAAATGGCCAACATAGGTCCTCTCTTCATCACCCTCATGCACCGCTTTCGTCCAGGGGCTCTGGACGAGCGGCCGGTAATCTACTGCATCGTAGGATTGGGAATTGTCGCTACATTCCTGCTGGCTTTCTTCTGGAAGCACACGGTGACTATAGCTGGCTCTTTGCACAGTGTGCCGCTGCTGATTTTAAGCTTCCTGCTGTCTGTGGTGGACTGCACATCATCTGTCACCTTCCTGCCTTTCATGATGCGCCTGCGTCCGCAATATCTCACTACGTACTTTGCAGGTGAAGGCCTCAGCGGTCTGGTGCCTGCACTCGTGGCTTTGATTCAGGGTGTCGGTGTAGTCCACTGTCAAAATGCCACTGTGGCAACAAACTCATCAGCTAATAATTCCCGCGTGGTTGGCAGCGATGAGCTAAAACCGGTCTACCTGCCGGCCAGATTCTCCGTCGAGGTCTTCTTCATGTTCCTCAGTGCCATGATGGTTGTGTGCCTGGTGGCCTTCATCCTTCTCAACCACCACCCAGCTGTGGCTCTGGAGAGAAAGAGCGACCGGTACTTCAGTGCTGACCTGGAGCGTGAGAAAAGGGAACAAGGTTTGTCTCTGCACACCCAGACACCGGAGCAGAAGCCAATGATCAGTCCTCTGGATGCAGTCAGGAGAGAACCCAAGAGCTCTTTTGGGAGGGGGACGTACAGCAACTTGGAGGTGATGTTCATCTTCGTTGTGCTGGCTTGGATCAATGCTCTGACCAATGCAGTGCTGCCCTCGGTTCAGTCCTACTCCTGTCTGCCTTATGGGAACAAGGCCTACCATCTGGCTGCCACCATGGCTGCTGTAGCTAACCCAGTGGCCTGCTTCATCGCCATGTTCATTCCAGTAAG GTCTCTCATCTTCATGGGTTTTTTGACCATGTTGGGGACTGGATTTGGATCCTACATCATGGCCATGGCTGCTCTGAGCCCTTGCCCTTTGCTGGTCCACAGTACCTCTGGAACTGTGGTCATA GTGCTGGCCTGGATCCTGTTTGTCCTGTCATTGTCCTATGTGAAGGTCATCATTGGAGTGATCCTGAGAGATGAGGGACACAGCGCTCTCGTGTGGTGTGGAGCTGTAGTGCAGCTGGGCTCCATGTTGGGTGCTTTATCCATGTTCCCGCTCGTCAGTGTCTATGGACTTTTCAAGTCAGGCGATGCTTGTAATACCAAGTGCTTCTCATAG